The Hymenobacter monticola genomic interval GTTGGCCTTCCACCCGGATTTCATTCAGCCCTATCCGCTGGGCAAGAAAATCAAGGAGCTGGGGTTTTTCTCCTACGCGGTGTACGAGGCCCTGCACCTGTCGGAAGCGGAGAAAGACATGCTGCGGGAGCTGATGGTCCAGATTGAGCGGGAGTACCTGTCGCCCATCGACCAGTTTAGTCAGGACGTGATAGTCTCCCAGCTTGAGCTGCTGCTGAACTATGCCAACCGCTTTTATAACCGGCAGTTTCTGACCCGCAAAAAAGTAAACCACGACTTGCTGACCCGGCTGGAAGCGGCGCTCGAAAGCTATTTCAGCAGCCCCCAGCTGCCGCAGCTGGGCCTGCCCAGCGTGCAGTACCTGGCGCAGCAGCTGCACGTGTCGCCCAACTATTTGAGCGACCTGCTCCGCACCCTGACCGGAAAGAACACGCAACAGTGCATCCACGAAAAGCTCATCGAAAAAGCGAAGGACCAATTGGCCACCACCACGCGCTCCATTAGCGAGGTGGCCTATGCGCTGGGCTTTGAGCATCCCCAGTCCTTCAGCAAGCTGTTCAAGACCAAAACCAACCTTTCTCCGCTGGAATTTCGGGCTTCCTTCAACTGACCAAGGAAGGGACCGAAGTTACGCCGGCTGGAGCGTTGGCAGCTGCCTCTCGGCATATTAAGCCGCCCTTACCAGATGCCAGCTTCCCCGCTATTTATGGCTTGGTCCAGCTATCCCCTGCCTGCTGCGAGCACATCAATCGACTGGATAAACACCTCGGCTCCAGTGGAGAGAGCCGACCTTTTCAGAACCAAATGGTTCGTGCTAGTTACCATCAAAACTCAACAAGCGAAATACCACGATTGGGTACACAGTGAATTTGACCACTACGCTGGACCTGCGTTAACCAACACTTGATTCAAGCCGTTAGCTGCCCCCCACCCACCGGCGGAGCTCGGCTACCCGAAGCTTGGGCACGATGACCTCCTCGGCCGTAACGGGCTGCAGGTGCACCACCATGCGGTTGCCATAGTACGGTTCCAGGGCGGTGACGCTGGCGCGGGCGAACAAGACCTGCCGATTGGCCCGAAAAAACTGCTGCGGGTCTACCTGCGTCTCCAATTCGTCGAGCGTGCTGTCGATGGCATATTGCTGCCCGGCCAGCGTGGTGAGGTGAACCGAGCCGTGCCGAATAACGAAGTGGGCCACCTCGCTGGTGGCGATGGGCAGCAGTTTGGTTTTGTGAGGCACCAGCCAGCTGGTCTTGTAGGTGGCTTTGCCGCTGAGCTGCTGCATGGTGCGCAGCAGTTCAGGCAAATTGGGAATGGCCCCGACCAGGGGCGGGGCGGTACTGGCGTAGTGCCGTTTGAGGGCATCGAACTTCTGCAGGCCGCGCTCTAGATTATCGCGGGTGATGGGCTTGAGCAGGTAGTCGATGCCGTTGACCTGGAAGGCCTCCATGGCGTGCTCATCGTAGGCCGTGACGAAGATGACCGGGCAGGTGACTTCTACGCGCCGGAATATCTCAAAGCTGCTGCCGTCCGACAAGTGGATGTCCATGAATATCAGGTCGGGGGTAGGGTTTTCCTGCAGCCAGGTCACGGTATCGGCTACGAATTCCAGATGGGCCACTACCTGCGCGTCGGGGCGCACTTCTTGCAGCAGGCGCTGGAGCGCCCGGGCCGGACGCAGCTCATCTTCGACTATCAGAATGTTCAACACGGGCAACGGCTAAGCAGGTAAGGGAATGTATACGGAAAACTCGTCGTCGGTCTGCTCCACCAATAGGCTCTGCTGGTTGAGCATCCGCACGCGGTTGGTCAGATTGCTCAGGCCAATGCCGCTGCTGGGCTCGGGCACGAGGCGCGGAACGCGGGTATTGCGCACGCGCAGCGTGGCCGGGGCCACGAAATCGACGCGTACCAGCAGCGGCTGGCGGCGGCTCACGGTGTTGTGCTTCACGGCATTCTCCATGAGTAGCTGCAGGGCCAGCGGCGGCACCTGCCGGTCCAGTACCTCGGCCGGCAGGTCCATTTCCAGCTTAATGCCGTCCCCAAAGCGCATCTGGAGCAGGTAGAAATAAGACCGCAGAAAGCTGACCTCGTCGCGGAGCGGCACGGCCATCTGCTCGCCGTAGCGGAGCAAATAGCGGTACACCTGGGCCATTTCTTCCACAAAGAGCGCGGCGGCGGCCGGCTCGTCGTAAATCAGCTCGCCCAGCGTGGAGAGTGAGTTAAACAAAAAATGGGGGCTCAGCTGCTGCTTGAGGCTCTCGTAGCGGGCTTGCAATTGCTCACGCTTCAACGATTCATTCTCGATGGTCAGATAACGGCCACTTTCGACCAACTCAATGGCGAGCTGAAAGGACAATCCCACGGCCGTTAGAATCTGGGAGAGAATCACCCTTATGCGCAGCGAGGTGGTTTCCATATTTATTCCCAGAAAGCTGTCAACGTAGTTGCGGGCGACAATGTAGAGCGTGAACATGATGGCAATAATGACCGCGCGCAGGAGGCGGTCGACCCAAAGCGGCTGGTTGCTGAGCCAGCGCTGCACGGGGTTGTTAACGTAGCGCAGCAGATAGTTCACCCAGAATTGCACCTGGAAATACAGCACCGCATTGATGAACAGCAGCAGCAATTCCCAAATGGTGGTGTGCTGGCGCTGCACAGCCGCCGCTGGCAGTACCAGCAGGGCAAAGGCGACGGAGATGCCCAGGGTGATGCGCCGGTACGTTTGCCGCGAGAACATCACCGGGGCCTCGGCGCGGGCCGTGCCGGGCCGCGGGACGCTGGGCTGGCTGACGGCGGAAGACGGAAGTGACTGGTTCATGAGGGCAAGCTAGTGGGACAGCAGCAATCCTGCGATTGAAGACGAGGCTACCCGGCTAGTAACGGCGGGCTGGGCCCGACGTCCGGGTTCTAGGCCGAGGCGCGGCAGCCCACTACGTAGCGCACGAAATCGCCCACCGTGTAAAAGGGTACCTCGTCGGGCACCGTGAGGTGGAAATTACGCTCCAGCTCCAGGATGATGTCGACCACATCGACCGTGTCGAAGTGCAGGTCGCGGCTGAGGCTGGCCGAGCGCCGCAGCCGCGCGGTCTTGATGGCCTTGCGCTTGCTGATGATACACAATACTTGCTGCTCCAGGACTTTGGTGGGCGCGGGAGAATAAGAAACGTCGGCTAACATATTGCAAAAAAAGAGAAGGTTGACGTTGGAGTTGTAGCAAAAAAAAATGGCCGGGCAGCCGCCTGCGGAGTTCCCGCGGACAAGCCACCCGGCCAATTCTTGGCTGCTTACGCCAGCACAGCGGGCGTAGCGGCTTCGGCTTCTTCGTGGTCGGCGGCGTGTGCCTTCGGCTGCGGCTCGTTGTAGTGACGGCCGGAGATTTTGGCGCGCAGCTTCTCATTGAGCAGGTACATCACGGGCACCACCAGCAGCGTGACCAGCGTGGCGAAGGCCAGGCCGAAGATGATGGTCCAGGCCAGCGGGCCCCAGAACACCACCGACTCGCCGCCCAGGAAAATGTGCGGGTGGCCCGACTTGAAGAGCTCATAGAAGTCGATGTTCAGGCCCACGGCCAGCGGAATCAGGCCCAGAATGGCGGCCGTGGCCGTCAGGATGACCGGGTTGAGGCGGGTGCGGCCGGCCAGCACCAGGGCGTCGTGCAGGTTCATGCCCTGCGAGCGCAGCATGTCGGTGAATTCGACCAGCAGAATGCCGTTCTTCACCACGATGCCCGCCAGGGCAATCACCCCTACCCCAGTCATCACGATGCTGATGTTCATGCCCGTGATGGCCAGGCCCAGCATCACGCCGATGATGGAGAACAAAACTTCCGTCAGGATGATGACCGGCTTGCTCACCGAGTTGAACTGCGTGACGAGCACCAGGAAGATGAGGGCAATGGCACCCAGGGCAGCTACGCCCAGGAAGTTGCTGGTTTCGGCCTGGTCTTCCTGCGCCCCGCCCATTTTGATGGTGTAGCCGGGCGGCGTGGGGAAGCTCTTGAGCGCCTGCGTCACGTTGGCCACCACGTCGGGGCCAGTAAAGCCACCCAGCACGTTGGAGCTGATGGTGATGATGCGCTTGGTGTCCTTGCGCTTGATGCCGCCGTAGGTCGTGCCGTAGGTGATGTCGGCGATGGACGACATGGGCACCTGGCGCACGTTGCCGCTGGCATCGCGGAAGGTCAGGGGCGCATTCATGATGGCGTCGATGTTGTCGCGGTAGGGCTTGGCGTAGCGCACCTGGATGGGGTACTCATCATCCGGGGTCTTGAATTTGCTGGCCTCGTAGCCGTACACCGCCGTGCGCACTTCCTGCCCAATCTGGGCCGTGCTGATGCCTTCGCGGTTGGCGCGGGTGCGGTTGATGCCGACGCTGATTTCGGGGTTGCGGTCCTGCAGGTCGGAGCGCAGGTCTTCGATGCCGCCGATTTTGAGCGAATCGATGTAGCGCTCCACTTTCTTGCTCAGCGCGGCCAGCTTGGGATAGTCGTCGCCGCTGACCTCAATGGCAATGGGCTTGCCCTGGGGCGGGCCGCTGGCCTCCTGGTCCACCGATACCTCGGCCCCCGGAATGCCCTTGACAGCCTCCCGAATCTGGTCCATGTACAGACCAGTCGTTTTGCCTTTGCGCTCGGCCAGCTCCTTGAAGGCTACGGCTACCTTGCCCAAGTGCGACTGCGAGGTGCCGGCCGCCGAAGCTTCGGAAGGGTCGCCGGCGCCAATGGCGACGTTGGTAATCACCGATTCCACGTCGGGGTTGTCGCGGCCAATGACCTTGTACACGCGCTTTTCCAGCTCGCGGGTCACCGAGTCGGTGACTTCCACGCGGGTGCCCACCGGCATGCGCAGGTAGGTATAGATGAAGTTGGGGTCGCCCGAGGGGAAGAAGTCCACCTTGGGCTTGCGGGCCACCACGGCCAGCAGGCTGCCCACCATCAGCACCACCAGGCTGAGCATGATGGCTACCTGCCGCCACACCGTGCCGCCTACCACAATTTCCACCAGGCGGGCGTAGCCGTTCTGGAAACGCGGCAGGATGCTGCGCTGGAAACCGGCAATCATGTAGACGAACACGTACTTGTCGAGGAAGCAGAAGACGATGATGGTCACCATCAGATTGCCCAGAAAAGTCGAGCCCGCCAGGTAGCCGGCCACGGCCACCAGCAGAATGCCACCCATCCCGAGCAGGAAATTGCGCGTGAGCTGCGGCTTTTCCACGCGGTCGAGGTGCTCTTCGCGGTTCATGAAGCTCACGGCAAACACCGGGTTCATGATGAAAGCCACGATGAGCGAGGCCCCCAGCGTGAGGATGAGCGTAACGGGCAAAAAGAACATGAACGAGCCCACGATGCCGGGCCAGAACAGCAGCGGCACGAACGGGGCCACCGTGGTGAGCGTGCCGGCCAGCACGGGGATGAACACCTCGCCGGCCGCATATTTGGCGGCCTGGGCCGTGGTCAAGTTGGGGTGCTCGTGCAGCAGGCGGTGGGTATTTTCAATCACCACAATGGCGTCATCGACCACGATGCCCAGGGCCAGCAGGAAGGCAAAGAGCACAATCATGTTCAGCGAGAAGCCGAACATGGGCAGCATGATGAAGGCCAGGAACATGCTCAGCGGCACCGAGAGGCCCACAAACAGGGCGTTGGTGGTGCCCATGAAGAACATCAGAATCAGCGTCACCAGCAAAAAGCCGATGATGATGGTGTTAATCAGGTCGTTCAGGGTATTGCGGGTCTGGCTGGAAGCATCGCCGGTAATGGTGATTTTCAGGCCTTTGGGGGTGCTGGCTTCCGCGTCCTTTACCAACTGGTGAATCTTGTCCGAGGCATCGAGCAGGTTTTCGCCCTGGCGCTTCACCACGTTCAGCGTCACCGAGGGCTGGCCTTCGAGGCTGGCGTAGCTCTCGCGGTCCTTGAAGCCGTCGGTCACGGTGGCAATGTCGCCGAGGCGCACCGAGGCCCCGCGCAGGTTTTTCACCTGAATGTTGGCGATGTCGTCGGCCTTCACGTACTGGCCGGCTACGCGCACGGCCCGCTTCTGGGTGCCCACGTCGATGGAGCCCCCCGAGATGGTGATGTTCTCGCGGGCGATGGCGCCCTCAATGTCGGAGAAGCTCAGCTGCGAGGCTTGCAGCTTGTACAGGTCCAAGTCTACGTTCACCTGCTGCTCCAGCGCCCCCACGATGTCGACGCGGGTGATTTCGGGCAGGGCCTCAATCTTGTCCTGAAAGTCGTCGGCCAGCTTTTTGAGCTGCGAGGCCGGCAGGTTGCCGCTCAGGTTGACGTACATGATGGGCTGCTCCGAAATGTTCACCTCGTTCACCGTTGGGGCGCTGGGCAGGTCGTTGGGCAGCTCGGAGCTGGCCTTGTCCACGGCGTCCTTGATGAGCTGCTTGGCGTACTGCACATCCACACCCGAGTTGAACTCGATGTCCAGAATACAGTAGTCCTGGTTGGAGGTGGAGTTGATTTTTTTTACTCCGTTCACGCCCTTAATCTCCTTTTCGAGCTGGCGCGTCACCAGGTTCTCGATGTCGGAGGGCGAAGTGCCGGGGTACACCGTGGCCACGATGATGCGCGGAATCACGATGTCCGGGAATTTCTCCTTGCCCAGCTTGACGTAGGCAAAGATGCCGGCCACCGTCAGCAGCAGCGTGATGATGTAAATACTGGTTTTATTATTGATGGACCAGCTGGTGGGTCCAAATTCCTTCTCAAGGTCTTGCATGACAATTGGCTGCTGGATGAGGGAGTAATCCGTGGCGAGGTGAGCCGGCTAACCGACTTTCACCACCTGGCCATCATTCAAATTCTGGTACCCGGCCGAAATCACCTCATCCCCCGGCTTCAGGCCGCTGATGACTTCCTGCTGGCCGTTGTAGGCCTCGCCGGTTTTGATGACGCGCTTCTGCGCGACGGGCTTGCCCCCCTCGCGGGCCACCACCAGCACGTAGCTGTTCTGCTCGTCTTTCTGAATCAAATCCACGGGCAGCACGGTGGCGTTTGCCTTGCCGTAGTTCTGGATGCGCACGCTGGCCACCATGTTGGGCCGCAGGCGGGAGGCCTGGCCGGCGGGCAGGCGCAGCTCGGCGGTGAAGGTGCGGCTGGTGGCCGAAATGCTGCGGCTCACGGTGCGCACGGTGCTGGCAATTTCCTCGCCGCCCAGGTCGGGCAGCGTCACCAGGGCCTTGTCCCCGGCCTTGATGCTGCCGGCGTAGGCTTCCGAGATGTCAACCAGGACTTTGCCGCCCTGCCCGCTGTTGAGTTGCACCACGGCCATGCCCGGCGACACCGTTTCGCCCAGCTTGGGCAGCACGTTATCCACGGTGCCGGCGTAGGGCGCCACCACGTTGTAGAGCGCTTTTTGCTGGTTGAGGCTGGCGAGGTTGCGCTGCAGGGCCTCGTAGTTGCTTTTGGCTTGCAAATACTGCACTTCGGTGCCGATTTGCTGCTTCCACAAGCTGGCTTGCTTGTCGTAGATGGTTTTGGTCAGGTCCAGGCGGGTGCGCAGCTCGGCAATGTTGGCATCGAGTACGCCGGCGTCTACCGTAGCCAGCACCTGGCCTTTGCTCACGTGGTCGCCGCGCTGCACCCGCACGCTGGTGAGCGTGCCGGCCGCCCGGGCGCCCACGGTCGCGTTCTGGTCAAAATCGACCCGGCCCTGCACTTCGAGGTAGCCGGCGAAGTCCTGCGGTGCCACCTTGATGACCGAAACGGGCACGGCGGCGTTGGCGACGGCCTTCGGGTCGGCCGGGCCGGCCTTGGCTTCGAGGGCGGCAATTTTGGCCTGGGTGTCGGCCTGCGCGGCTTTGAGCTTGGCGAGTTCGGCCTGGGGGTCTTGGCTGCCGCCCCCGCACGAGGCGAGAAAGAGCGCGGCGGCCAGCAGGGAGTAACGAGCGGGGTTGGAATACATGGGGATGTGAGGTTTCAAAACGGGGGTTATTTGGCCTGCTGGTACAGTTCGCCGGTGGCTTTGTCGCGGTCTACTTTGGCAACCAGGGCGTCGTAGAGGGCCCCGTAGTAGTTGGTCTGGGCCTCGCGCAGGTCGCGCTCGGC includes:
- a CDS encoding LytR/AlgR family response regulator transcription factor, which codes for MLNILIVEDELRPARALQRLLQEVRPDAQVVAHLEFVADTVTWLQENPTPDLIFMDIHLSDGSSFEIFRRVEVTCPVIFVTAYDEHAMEAFQVNGIDYLLKPITRDNLERGLQKFDALKRHYASTAPPLVGAIPNLPELLRTMQQLSGKATYKTSWLVPHKTKLLPIATSEVAHFVIRHGSVHLTTLAGQQYAIDSTLDELETQVDPQQFFRANRQVLFARASVTALEPYYGNRMVVHLQPVTAEEVIVPKLRVAELRRWVGGS
- a CDS encoding efflux RND transporter periplasmic adaptor subunit; translation: MYSNPARYSLLAAALFLASCGGGSQDPQAELAKLKAAQADTQAKIAALEAKAGPADPKAVANAAVPVSVIKVAPQDFAGYLEVQGRVDFDQNATVGARAAGTLTSVRVQRGDHVSKGQVLATVDAGVLDANIAELRTRLDLTKTIYDKQASLWKQQIGTEVQYLQAKSNYEALQRNLASLNQQKALYNVVAPYAGTVDNVLPKLGETVSPGMAVVQLNSGQGGKVLVDISEAYAGSIKAGDKALVTLPDLGGEEIASTVRTVSRSISATSRTFTAELRLPAGQASRLRPNMVASVRIQNYGKANATVLPVDLIQKDEQNSYVLVVAREGGKPVAQKRVIKTGEAYNGQQEVISGLKPGDEVISAGYQNLNDGQVVKVG
- a CDS encoding helix-turn-helix domain-containing protein, yielding MKATPLPIRSLSDLFRLLDLGKPQHPLIALLKHQALPPLMLATETKFVSDLYVILLKKEVRFKLKYGQNYYDFDDGLMAFMAPGQVISLENEEGNPVEGWLLAFHPDFIQPYPLGKKIKELGFFSYAVYEALHLSEAEKDMLRELMVQIEREYLSPIDQFSQDVIVSQLELLLNYANRFYNRQFLTRKKVNHDLLTRLEAALESYFSSPQLPQLGLPSVQYLAQQLHVSPNYLSDLLRTLTGKNTQQCIHEKLIEKAKDQLATTTRSISEVAYALGFEHPQSFSKLFKTKTNLSPLEFRASFN
- a CDS encoding acyl carrier protein, with translation MLADVSYSPAPTKVLEQQVLCIISKRKAIKTARLRRSASLSRDLHFDTVDVVDIILELERNFHLTVPDEVPFYTVGDFVRYVVGCRASA
- a CDS encoding sensor histidine kinase; its protein translation is MNQSLPSSAVSQPSVPRPGTARAEAPVMFSRQTYRRITLGISVAFALLVLPAAAVQRQHTTIWELLLLFINAVLYFQVQFWVNYLLRYVNNPVQRWLSNQPLWVDRLLRAVIIAIMFTLYIVARNYVDSFLGINMETTSLRIRVILSQILTAVGLSFQLAIELVESGRYLTIENESLKREQLQARYESLKQQLSPHFLFNSLSTLGELIYDEPAAAALFVEEMAQVYRYLLRYGEQMAVPLRDEVSFLRSYFYLLQMRFGDGIKLEMDLPAEVLDRQVPPLALQLLMENAVKHNTVSRRQPLLVRVDFVAPATLRVRNTRVPRLVPEPSSGIGLSNLTNRVRMLNQQSLLVEQTDDEFSVYIPLPA
- a CDS encoding efflux RND transporter permease subunit; the encoded protein is MQDLEKEFGPTSWSINNKTSIYIITLLLTVAGIFAYVKLGKEKFPDIVIPRIIVATVYPGTSPSDIENLVTRQLEKEIKGVNGVKKINSTSNQDYCILDIEFNSGVDVQYAKQLIKDAVDKASSELPNDLPSAPTVNEVNISEQPIMYVNLSGNLPASQLKKLADDFQDKIEALPEITRVDIVGALEQQVNVDLDLYKLQASQLSFSDIEGAIARENITISGGSIDVGTQKRAVRVAGQYVKADDIANIQVKNLRGASVRLGDIATVTDGFKDRESYASLEGQPSVTLNVVKRQGENLLDASDKIHQLVKDAEASTPKGLKITITGDASSQTRNTLNDLINTIIIGFLLVTLILMFFMGTTNALFVGLSVPLSMFLAFIMLPMFGFSLNMIVLFAFLLALGIVVDDAIVVIENTHRLLHEHPNLTTAQAAKYAAGEVFIPVLAGTLTTVAPFVPLLFWPGIVGSFMFFLPVTLILTLGASLIVAFIMNPVFAVSFMNREEHLDRVEKPQLTRNFLLGMGGILLVAVAGYLAGSTFLGNLMVTIIVFCFLDKYVFVYMIAGFQRSILPRFQNGYARLVEIVVGGTVWRQVAIMLSLVVLMVGSLLAVVARKPKVDFFPSGDPNFIYTYLRMPVGTRVEVTDSVTRELEKRVYKVIGRDNPDVESVITNVAIGAGDPSEASAAGTSQSHLGKVAVAFKELAERKGKTTGLYMDQIREAVKGIPGAEVSVDQEASGPPQGKPIAIEVSGDDYPKLAALSKKVERYIDSLKIGGIEDLRSDLQDRNPEISVGINRTRANREGISTAQIGQEVRTAVYGYEASKFKTPDDEYPIQVRYAKPYRDNIDAIMNAPLTFRDASGNVRQVPMSSIADITYGTTYGGIKRKDTKRIITISSNVLGGFTGPDVVANVTQALKSFPTPPGYTIKMGGAQEDQAETSNFLGVAALGAIALIFLVLVTQFNSVSKPVIILTEVLFSIIGVMLGLAITGMNISIVMTGVGVIALAGIVVKNGILLVEFTDMLRSQGMNLHDALVLAGRTRLNPVILTATAAILGLIPLAVGLNIDFYELFKSGHPHIFLGGESVVFWGPLAWTIIFGLAFATLVTLLVVPVMYLLNEKLRAKISGRHYNEPQPKAHAADHEEAEAATPAVLA